In one window of Pseudodesulfovibrio sediminis DNA:
- a CDS encoding AraC family transcriptional regulator, with product MSNPKKKSKTDYAKRMDRVLEYIHTHLDEPLELSVLAEVACFSLYHFHRIFSGMVGESVKSYVRRLRLERAAISLMHSKAPVTEIAFNAGFETHESFTRAFNSRFGISPQGFRKVHRVNLEKKQIEYWKEIIMEAHIVELEDMDVYFVRHVGPYAECASAWETLCGWAGPKGLIRPEVRFLSLNHDDPDVTAPEKIRCDVCMTVEAPTPAPQPPISRKTIEGGRYAMTVHHGPYEKLAETYAQLCGQWAPQNGYEIEAQASIEIYLNSPKQTAPEDLITQVHIPIK from the coding sequence ATGAGCAACCCTAAGAAGAAATCAAAAACGGATTATGCGAAACGGATGGATCGGGTCCTGGAGTATATCCATACCCATCTGGACGAACCGCTGGAGCTGTCTGTGCTCGCAGAGGTCGCCTGTTTTTCACTGTACCATTTTCACCGCATTTTCAGTGGCATGGTCGGCGAATCAGTCAAATCGTACGTACGACGACTTCGACTGGAACGAGCGGCGATCTCATTGATGCACAGTAAAGCGCCTGTTACCGAGATTGCGTTCAATGCCGGCTTTGAGACGCATGAATCGTTCACTCGCGCCTTCAACTCCAGATTCGGTATTTCTCCCCAGGGGTTTCGCAAGGTTCATCGTGTGAATCTTGAAAAAAAACAGATCGAATACTGGAAGGAGATCATAATGGAAGCGCACATCGTTGAACTCGAAGATATGGACGTGTATTTCGTTCGCCACGTCGGCCCCTACGCAGAATGCGCGTCTGCATGGGAAACGCTCTGCGGATGGGCCGGGCCCAAGGGACTCATCCGTCCCGAAGTACGGTTTCTCTCACTGAATCATGACGACCCGGATGTCACGGCACCAGAGAAAATTCGGTGCGACGTGTGCATGACCGTTGAGGCACCCACTCCCGCACCACAGCCCCCTATCAGCAGGAAGACCATCGAAGGTGGCCGATATGCCATGACGGTTCATCATGGTCCATACGAAAAACTGGCCGAGACCTATGCCCAACTCTGCGGCCAATGGGCGCCCCAGAACGGGTACGAGATAGAGGCCCAAGCCAGCATCGAAATCTATCTCAACAGCCCGAAGCAGACCGCACCGGAAGACTTGATAACCCAAGTCCACATCCCTATAAAATAG
- the groL gene encoding chaperonin GroEL (60 kDa chaperone family; promotes refolding of misfolded polypeptides especially under stressful conditions; forms two stacked rings of heptamers to form a barrel-shaped 14mer; ends can be capped by GroES; misfolded proteins enter the barrel where they are refolded when GroES binds), protein MSKEILFDAKAREKLKAGVDKLANAVKVTLGPKGRNVVMEKSFGSPTITKDGVSVAKEIELEDKFENMGAQMVKEVASKTSDVAGDGTTTATVLAQAIFTEGVKLVAAGRSPMSIKRGIDKAVEAIVADLEKVAKPTRDQKEIAQVGTISANNDATIGNIIAEAMNKVGKEGVITVEEAKGLDTTLDVVEGMQFDRGYLSPYFVTNTERMTCEMEEPLILINEKKISNMKELLPVLEQCAKMSKPLMIIAEDIEGEALATLVVNKLRGTLNVVAIKAPGFGERRKAMLKDIATLTGGQVVSEDLGIKIESMTVNDLGSCKRVVIDKENTVIVDGAGKADEIKARIQQIRAEIADSTSDYDREKLQERLAKIVGGVAVINVGAATETEMKEKKARVEDALNATRAAVEEGIVPGGGVVLARSGAATAKVKAADDDEQAGINIICRAVEEPLRQIAANAGLEGSIVVEKIKEGKGGMGYNAATDTYEDLIKVGVIDPKKVTRTALQNAASVAGLLLTTECAIADKPEPAGAAGGMPPMGGMGGGMPGMGGMGGMY, encoded by the coding sequence ATGTCGAAAGAAATTCTTTTCGATGCCAAGGCCCGCGAAAAGCTGAAAGCTGGCGTGGACAAACTGGCTAACGCCGTCAAGGTTACCCTCGGTCCCAAGGGCCGTAACGTCGTGATGGAGAAGTCCTTCGGTTCCCCCACCATCACCAAGGACGGTGTTTCCGTTGCCAAGGAAATCGAGCTGGAAGACAAGTTCGAGAACATGGGCGCACAGATGGTAAAGGAAGTCGCCTCCAAGACCTCCGATGTTGCCGGTGACGGCACCACCACTGCTACCGTTCTGGCACAGGCCATCTTCACCGAAGGTGTGAAGCTCGTGGCAGCCGGTCGCTCCCCCATGTCCATCAAGCGCGGTATCGACAAGGCTGTCGAAGCCATCGTCGCTGACCTCGAAAAGGTCGCCAAGCCCACCCGTGATCAGAAAGAAATCGCCCAGGTCGGCACCATCTCCGCAAACAACGACGCCACCATCGGCAACATCATTGCCGAGGCCATGAACAAGGTCGGCAAGGAAGGCGTCATCACCGTTGAAGAAGCAAAAGGTCTGGACACCACCCTCGATGTCGTCGAAGGCATGCAGTTCGACCGCGGCTACCTCTCCCCCTACTTCGTGACCAACACCGAGCGCATGACCTGCGAAATGGAAGAGCCGCTGATCCTCATCAACGAAAAGAAAATCTCCAACATGAAAGAGCTGCTGCCCGTGCTCGAGCAGTGCGCCAAAATGTCCAAGCCCCTGATGATCATCGCTGAAGACATCGAAGGCGAAGCTCTGGCAACCCTGGTTGTCAACAAACTGCGTGGCACCCTGAATGTCGTCGCCATCAAGGCCCCCGGCTTTGGCGAACGTCGCAAGGCCATGCTCAAGGACATCGCCACCCTGACCGGTGGTCAGGTCGTTTCCGAGGATCTCGGCATCAAGATCGAGTCCATGACCGTCAACGACCTCGGTTCCTGCAAACGCGTTGTCATCGACAAGGAAAACACCGTCATCGTCGACGGCGCTGGCAAGGCCGACGAGATCAAGGCCCGCATCCAGCAGATCCGCGCCGAGATCGCTGACTCCACTTCCGACTACGATCGCGAAAAGCTCCAGGAGCGTCTCGCCAAGATCGTCGGTGGTGTGGCCGTCATCAACGTCGGTGCCGCCACCGAGACCGAGATGAAGGAAAAGAAAGCCCGCGTCGAAGATGCTCTCAACGCCACCCGCGCAGCTGTCGAAGAAGGCATCGTGCCTGGCGGTGGCGTGGTCCTCGCCCGCTCCGGTGCCGCAACAGCCAAAGTTAAGGCCGCTGATGACGACGAGCAGGCCGGTATCAACATCATCTGCCGCGCCGTTGAAGAGCCGCTTCGTCAGATCGCCGCTAACGCCGGTCTCGAAGGCTCCATCGTGGTCGAGAAGATCAAGGAAGGCAAAGGTGGCATGGGCTACAACGCCGCTACCGACACCTACGAAGACCTCATCAAGGTCGGCGTCATCGATCCCAAGAAGGTCACCCGCACCGCACTGCAGAACGCAGCTTCCGTTGCAGGTCTCCTGCTGACCACCGAGTGCGCCATCGCCGACAAGCCCGAACCTGCAGGCGCTGCAGGCGGTATGCCCCCCATGGGCGGCATGGGCGGCGGCATGCCCGGCATGGGCGGCATGGGCGGCATGTACTAA
- the groES gene encoding co-chaperone GroES, whose product MKLKPLNDRVLVKRIEMEEKTAGGIYIPDSAKEKPSKGVIVAAGPGKLDDAGKRVDMTVKEGDTVLFAKYAGTEIAIEGEEHLVMREEDILAIVS is encoded by the coding sequence ATGAAACTGAAACCGCTGAACGACCGTGTATTGGTCAAGCGTATTGAAATGGAAGAAAAAACTGCGGGTGGCATCTACATCCCGGATTCTGCCAAGGAAAAGCCCTCTAAGGGCGTGATCGTTGCTGCCGGTCCCGGCAAACTCGACGACGCCGGAAAGCGTGTCGACATGACCGTCAAGGAAGGCGATACTGTACTGTTCGCCAAATATGCCGGCACCGAAATTGCCATCGAAGGCGAGGAACACCTGGTCATGCGTGAGGAAGACATCCTCGCCATTGTCAGCTAG